The DNA sequence GtgatcaaatatttaaattactCTCAAAACATAATGACGTAGTGAATTGAGTCTGTGAAATTAGTTATTTGAAACAGTATCAATAGCTTAAGacaatgtttgttttgagtTACAAATATAGCAGCATTCTGCCATGAAGATCCCAGACTATCCAGTGACAGATAacaacataaatatatttttcccCTGAGTTAAGAACTTGAAATGGCACAAACAACACCTGAAAGtttgaatgaaatgtgtgtttgtgtgtgtgtgtgtgtgtgtgtgtgtgtgtgtgtgtatatatgtgtagtATTTATGGCTGTGTTTAACAGTTCATCTATATTGTTGCAGATGCATCTTCAACTTCCCCTTTCTCTCCTACTGTCTCCCATCTGCAGCTACCACGTTGAAACATAAAGCTTTCTTTTAGTTTCACAGTCTCTGCAACGTAGTCTGGACTGGAGTCATGTGGTGGTTGCTCATTGTGACAGATGACCTCAGGGGTTTTTCTGCTCggacaaatgtaaaaaaaaaaaaatcagagctGAATTTATGCATAGTTCTTATCATTGTCTCATTGAATTTATTGTGTTGACTTCAAGTGGAAATATTTCTATTGTGATGCACTTTCCCTCCAAAACTGCTTTACAATGCTATACTGTAATTTTTTACCGGGGCTTTTCCAATCatcatgaatcattttattCAAACTCTACCTCAACGACTGTATTAATCCAGTTGAGCATCTCCTCCACTTTGCTGTAGACGCCCGGCCTTCTCTCCCTGGCACAGCCAACGCCCCAGCTCACCACTCCGACCAGATGCCAACGAGAGGAGGTGAAGTGCACCAATGGGCCCCCGCTGTCCCCCTGGGTTtcaaaacagcacaataacattttgagtttttgaTATCCAAACCACTTGCAAGAAAAGAACGTTAATATTGGATACATTTACAAACTACAGCTAATACAAAACTACAGGCCTGTAGCAGTATCACTTGCAATGGATCCAAATTGAAAGGTACAATTGACAAATTGATTTAAATATCAGTCCTACTATCATTTTTATACACTAGATTTTATGTGGAATCAGTGGTTCATTACCTGGCAGGCATCCACTTTGCCCTCCAGGAATCCAGCACAGATCATCCTTTTGGTTATGGCACTACCATACACTGTGGGGCTGGAACACTTCGCCTGCCCTATCAGAGGGATGTGGGCCTTTTGAAGTGAAGGAGAAACCGTTCCTGAAGGCAGAACAGAGATGCAATATGTGAGTGATGGTAGCAACCTCAAAGACAAGaagaagtgtttttttcatgttcacaAGGTGGCAGTTGATAATGATGAGAGGCAGTGTGTTAGTTAGTCACCTTGTTCACTCAGGTATCCCCAGCCAGTCACCACCATCGAGGCATCAGCGGCAAGGTCAAAGGCTTTAGGGGGTAGACAAGCTGGCTTACGGCTCACTAGAAAACAGGGACAGTGCATTCATTATGAAAATTTAGcctattatttgtttttaggaTAGCTTTGACTGTTTGAAGCCATATGTGAAAGTTACCAAGTGATTACACAGGGTGACCTACAGTTAAAGAGTTTTCTGTTTGATATATCTttaccactagagggcagtagAGTAAAGCCTTTATGACTATAATATCCCTGCCTATGATGAAACTtgattctcctttttttgtgggaaaaaaggCAATTTGTTAAGAgttggtgtgaatgtgttttctgtgaatttGCCTTATTGAGTAATAAATTAAACTCTAACCTCCCACTCCGATCGGGCTGCTGAGTCTCATCAGCGCTATGTCGTAGTCGTTTCGTGATGGATCATAGTCACCATTCACTATGATCCTGTCCACATAGGAACCTCCCAGGGAGGCCATGTAGGTCTTGCCTGACACCACCTTCCAGCGAGTCAGCTCCTTTTTACTGCTGCAAGGcccaggaggagaggaggaggtatgAGTATGAGTAGGTATCAGTTACAAAGGAAATTCAGTCGAAATTAGTATATTGAAAATATACTGACCCAGTGAAGCAGTGGGCGGCAGTGACTACCCAGCGAGGTGATACCAGCGAGCCTCCACACGTATGCTGGCCGCCCTGCTGCAGGCTGACCTGCCATGGCCAGTCCTCAATGAAAGCATCTTTACCCCCAACAATACGGTCCTGAGAGCCCACCTGTCCACagtctgacaagaaaaaaatttttttttttgttattttcagacataATTTTCTTCCCTTTTGTAAACTGACTTTtataatgaaatatgttgtttgttgatgcTGATCCATCTATACAAACAGTAGAGGCCAGGTTAGACCAGTTCCTTTTCACCCCTAAGCTAATTTTTGATTCGTTATAAAGAGTGAAGGATACTACTCGATCATATGTTACTAGGAAAGAGTTTTGCTGCTGACTGTAGGTAAGTATGGGCCTGTCACACAACCATGTCATCTTCTACCTACCACTCATGAGCCCCAGTCTGTCTGTTAAAAGCATGTAAACAATGTTTGAGCCACAGTGGCTGCTTTTCTAAAGATAAAACCCACCTGAGCAGGACAAAGACACCACAGATCCGGATCTGCATGCATGgctattggaaaaaaaaagacatgtatcaaatattttctgttaCAGTAATTTGTTGTTGTAAGTAAGCCACAGATGTTCACACATTTGGTCAAACTGACAAACACGGTCAAATGTTGACCTAACTTCACCTAACCCCTCTCCCGATGAACTTTATCTTTGTTCCTGTTCTgctttgtttaaataaaatacctGCCAGTTCTGTTCACTTTCTTGGGGGATATAACAGAGAGGGAACAAAAACTATGGATGTTTTTTTGGCCTTTTAGGAACAGAAACTGTGAGAACAGACAGTGTCTCATGTGTACAAGAGACATGAAGGGGAAGCCAGCAGAGAGCAAAAGTTAAAAGccgaaagagaaagagagaataaaatTGAAGATTCAACCAGCAAATGTTGatttgaaataaagaaatagaaaGGAATGTTAGGAgggggaagaagagagaagtgTATGCAGTGGCGTTGTTCTCATTAAACTTGAGGGGGCACGTGCCTCAAACTgtcaaaaagtctttttaatTAGCCATAACATTATAGTATGTAAACAAAAGTtgcttttgttcatgtttttatgcagatttaaagctggagtgtgggacttttacatataaatgaacatctgttacattcaagcccttgccaaatgacATCTCACAATgttgattaagcctatcactgccaggtaaatctctctgtattttacagtataccagagtttttaatGTGGTGTCTATGGCAACATTCCTGCACTGGCACACCggtagtgatgcattttatgtCAAACAGCAATGATTGGTTTGCCAGAGCTGAAGGGCGTCTATAGAGCATACACATCAGACACCTCCACTGGCCAAGCCGActaacttccggtttagccctctgctaacttgagggataaaataatttaatcatgtggctcttcCAGACTTTCCAAGtgttatcggaccgaatggatcaaattctgatctCAATTTATCCAATGTTTTAGTAGCGACGGGAACCAGCTTATGCATGCACTCAAAGAACTGGAATTACATCCAGATAACTACTATCTACTCTCACCAGAGACAAaggttccgcactgcaggtttaactgtGCCTGTTACACACAGTCCTCTCCCTTAAGGCAACTTGGTTCCTTCCAGCTAGAAAGCAGTACATAGTAGCAGCAGAGCTTGCAAATTGTGGTTTGAGGCATGAATAACTAgtctcagctcagctcagccaCCATGAAAACAGCAGCACTTGAATAAAGTTGTGAATTACTTAGAGCTTCACAATTTTAGCTTCAGTGGTTTTAGCTACAACCTACAAGTAATTAACAttagtgttagcttgttgtcttttgctattattaattattgtttttgtcaaaacaaatttgAAGCATTGAAATGCATCCTATAAAACAGATGGTGGACTTAAGGAGATGAAGGAGAGTTAAATAGAGTAAGTAAAAACAGTAGCtacatgtttgtgagctttctttCTTACTTAACAGTGCTggctagctaaccagctaatgTCACCCCTGAGTTTAAAGCCTTCACTAACATTGTCTTGTTCAATATTGCTATTAAATGTAATATAGTGTTATAGGATCATTCAACTATATTTTTAGGTAGTTTCCCATAGGGTGTggtttgatcataaacatagACTAATTATACATTCATGTTACTGGTAACAGCTTGGTTTAGTGTTAACGTTAACATGCAGTGCGAAACTGTGCCCCCTCAACAGAAATGACTGCATGATGCCCTAAGTGTATGATAAGAAGTCTTTTTCAGTTCAACAGCTATGCCTCTATTGGTCTGAGACTGACTAATTCAAGAATACACCATAGTCACACAGCAAATCTGACATAAAGATAATGTTAAAAGCAACTGCACACTAAACAGCAGTGATTTTTCAGATCACTTAAGATTAAATTAGACTGAACAACTATCCGTATAGCTATGACGAATTACACAGTC is a window from the Thunnus thynnus chromosome 7, fThuThy2.1, whole genome shotgun sequence genome containing:
- the tmprss4a gene encoding transmembrane protease serine 4a isoform X3 — protein: MTAPKTQKDKASKRKKVLLTVLAVVVLLGVLATAGYFIKQLIDSKYFFCKRSVKFIPLDKACDGKDDCTGGEDEITCVSSFKVNTTFPVRLMSGKSVLQVYSPGSGWRSVCSDNWTEKHTQTACKQLGYTYKPRSTSVPVNTLKVTMKTGPFTAVKPATTTTPIHQATIDRHACRSGSVVSLSCSDCGQVGSQDRIVGGKDAFIEDWPWQVSLQQGGQHTCGGSLVSPRWVVTAAHCFTGSKKELTRWKVVSGKTYMASLGGSYVDRIIVNGDYDPSRNDYDIALMRLSSPIGVGVSRKPACLPPKAFDLAADASMVVTGWGYLSEQGTVSPSLQKAHIPLIGQAKCSSPTVYGSAITKRMICAGFLEGKVDACQGDSGGPLVHFTSSRWHLVGVVSWGVGCARERRPGVYSKVEEMLNWINTVVEKNP
- the tmprss4a gene encoding transmembrane protease serine 4a isoform X2; this encodes MWIAQLPEESTRPLNPRPAVPQPGRHRRPMTAPKTQKDKASKRKKVLLTVLAVVVLLGVLATAGYFIKQLIDSKYFFCKRSVKFIPLDKACDGKDDCTGGEDEITCVSSFKVNTTFPVRLMSGKSVLQVYSPGSGWRSVCSDNWTEKHTQTACKQLGYTYKPRSTSVPVNTLKVTMKTGPFTAVKPATTTTPIHQATIDRHACRSGSVVSLSCSDCGQVGSQDRIVGGKDAFIEDWPWQVSLQQGGQHTCGGSLVSPRWVVTAAHCFTGSKKELTRWKVVSGKTYMASLGGSYVDRIIVNGDYDPSRNDYDIALMRLSSPIGVGVSRKPACLPPKAFDLAADASMVVTGWGYLSEQGTVSPSLQKAHIPLIGQAKCSSPTVYGSAITKRMICAGFLEGKVDACQGDSGGPLVHFTSSRWHLVGVVSWGVGCARERRPGVYSKVEEMLNWINTVVEKNP
- the tmprss4a gene encoding transmembrane protease serine 4a isoform X1 codes for the protein MWIAQLPEESTRPLNPRPAVVPQPGRHRRPMTAPKTQKDKASKRKKVLLTVLAVVVLLGVLATAGYFIKQLIDSKYFFCKRSVKFIPLDKACDGKDDCTGGEDEITCVSSFKVNTTFPVRLMSGKSVLQVYSPGSGWRSVCSDNWTEKHTQTACKQLGYTYKPRSTSVPVNTLKVTMKTGPFTAVKPATTTTPIHQATIDRHACRSGSVVSLSCSDCGQVGSQDRIVGGKDAFIEDWPWQVSLQQGGQHTCGGSLVSPRWVVTAAHCFTGSKKELTRWKVVSGKTYMASLGGSYVDRIIVNGDYDPSRNDYDIALMRLSSPIGVGVSRKPACLPPKAFDLAADASMVVTGWGYLSEQGTVSPSLQKAHIPLIGQAKCSSPTVYGSAITKRMICAGFLEGKVDACQGDSGGPLVHFTSSRWHLVGVVSWGVGCARERRPGVYSKVEEMLNWINTVVEKNP